A genomic stretch from Helianthus annuus cultivar XRQ/B chromosome 1, HanXRQr2.0-SUNRISE, whole genome shotgun sequence includes:
- the LOC110886973 gene encoding lisH domain-containing protein C1711.05-like translates to MKTEPVSEPAEEMKESSPNSDSVKNTNCSSLCTESVRTEEKSKEDDESHRSAADNVISDKNGRYARNCVFLGEHNVSSEEFETFVSNNSENNSDNSEYYTYMSESLNDTSDAPCRSSDDLGNQTEDSGISDNELKSSNVSDCDDQSESSSIAKEDGQTVLDTDCSSSELPESSNVESSEADLTEEETSVESKSVETHGNMETMEKESIEINSTVESDDETVEEIIVETFSTDSPEDMVSKERKM, encoded by the exons ATGAAAACGGAACCAGTTAGCGAACCCGCAGAGGAGATGAAGGAAAGTTCACCAAATTCTGATTCTGTTAAAAATACTAATTGTTCTAGTTTGTGTACAGAGTCAGTAAGAACTGAAGAGAAGTCTAAAGAGGATGATGAATCACATCGAAGTGCTGCTGATAATGTTATTTCTGATAAAAATGGCCGTTATGCTCGGAACTGTGTTTTTCTTG GAGAGCATAATGTGTCATCTGAGGAATTTGAGACATTTGTTTCAAATAACTCAGAAAACAATTCTGATAATTCAGAATACTACACCTATATGTCTGAATCATTGAATGACACATCAGATGCTCCCTGCA GGTCATCTGACGATCTTGGCAATCAAACAGAGGATTCAGGAATCTCAGATAATGAGCTCAAATCTTCAAACGTTTCCGATTGTGATGATCAATCAGAATCTAGCAGCATTGCCAAAGAAGACGGTCAAACTGTCTTAGACACAGACTGCTCATCATCTGAGTTACCAGAATCATCTAATGTCGAGAGCTCAGAAGCTGATCTGACTGAAGAAGAGACATCCGTAGAGTCCAAGTCTGTAGAAACCCATGGAAACATGGAAACTATGGAGAAGGAATCCATAGAAATCAATTCCACAGTCGAATCAGATGATGAAACTGTAGAAGAAATTATTGTGGAAACCTTCTCTACAGACTCTCCTGAGGACATGGTCTCTAAAGAAAGGAAAATGTGA